One window of Mesoplodon densirostris isolate mMesDen1 chromosome 15, mMesDen1 primary haplotype, whole genome shotgun sequence genomic DNA carries:
- the LOC132503201 gene encoding replication protein A 32 kDa subunit-like, with translation MSNEQDETGTQWHSQGRAEQGPRMLPNVGAVEEGAELLKEDVQGVAGRFESYSSSSFGGAGGYTQSPGGFGSPTPSQAEKKSRARAQHIVPCIISQLLSATLVDEVFKIGNVEVSQVTIVGIIRNAEKAATNIVYKIDDRTAAPMDVRQWVNTDDASSENTVVPPETYVKVAGHLRSFQNKKSLVAFKIMPLEDMNEFTTHILEAVNAHMMPSKSNSQLSAGRAPVSNPGMGEAGNFGGNSFMPANGLTVAQNQVLNLIKACPRPEGLNFQDLKHQLQHMTVASIKQAVDFLSNEGHIYSTVDDEHFKSTDAE, from the exons ATGTCCAACGAGCAGGATGAGACTGGGACCCAATGGCACTCACAAGGCAGAGCTGAGCAGGGCCCACGAATGCTCCCCAACGTGGGTGCAGTGGAGGAGGGAGCTGAGCTTCTTAAGGAAGACGTGCAGGGGGTGGCAG GTAGATTTGAAAGCTATAGCAGTTCCTCTTTTGGGGGAGCCGGAGGCTACACACAGTCCCCTGGGGGCTTTGGATCACCGACACCTTCCCAGGCCGAAAAGAAATCTAGAGCCCGAGCTCAGCATATTGTACCCTGTATCATATCTCAGCTGCTTTCTGCTACTCTGGTTGATGAAGTGTTCAAAATTGGAAATGTTGAGGTTTCACAGGTCACTATTGTGGGGATAATCAGAAATGCAGAGAAGGCTGCAACCAACATTGTTTACAAAATAGATGACAGGACGGCTGCACCCATGGATGTTCGCCAGTGGGTTAACACAGATGATGCCAGCAGTGAAAACACTGTGGTTCCTCCAGAAACATATGTGAAAGTGGCTGGTCATCTGAGATCTTTTCAGAACAAGAAAAGCCTCGTAGCCTTTAAGATCATGCCCCTGGAGGATATGAATGAGTTCACCACACATATCCTGGAAGCAGTCAATGCACACATGATGCCGAGCAAGTCTAACAGCCAGCTCTCAGCAGGGAGAGCACCTGTCAGCAATCCAGGAATGGGTGAAGCTGGGAACTTCGGTGGGAATAGCTTCATGCCAGCAAATGGCCTCACTGTGGCCCAGAACCAGGTACTGAATTTGATTAAGGCTTGCCCAAGGCCTGAAGGATTGAACTTTCAGGATCTCAAGCATCAGCTCCAACACATGACCGTAGCCTCAATCAAGCAAGCTGTGGATTTTCTAAGCAACGAGGGACACATCTATTCCACTGTGGATGATGAGCATTTTAAATCCACAGACGCAGAATAA